The Winogradskyella schleiferi genome contains the following window.
CATATTCTAATAAGCCGCTATGATTTGCAACATAAACCCTACCATCTTTAGCTCTAGAAATATCCCAGTTTTGGTTACCTGCTTTATACTCTGCCAATGTATAATTGTGTACACTAGGTGAGAATTGGCCGAAACATTCCGATGAAAAAATAAAGCATAATAGTAAAAAAGATAAACACTTATTCATCTTGAAATAACACATAAATTTTTAATGAAATTGTTTAAAATTAACAATTTGATCCAAAGCAACGCATCTTATCCTTAAAATTCGACCATAAAAAGGGCTCAACCAAAGTTAAGCCTTTTATTAACTGTAAGTTCTGATAATTACTTTTTAGTCATCAATACATCATTAATGATATGAACAACTCCGTTTGACGCATCAACATTGCCTTGAACAACTTGAGATTTTTTTCTTCTAAAATCTTTTATCAGAAATAGGTCTCCATCTATCATCGCTGTTAATTCTTCTCCAGAAATCGTTTTAAAAGTATATTTTCCTTTTGCTCCTTTAATTGCTGCCATCAATTTCTCTGTGG
Protein-coding sequences here:
- a CDS encoding fasciclin domain-containing protein, coding for MAAIKGAKGKYTFKTISGEELTAMIDGDLFLIKDFRRKKSQVVQGNVDASNGVVHIINDVLMTKK